From Myxococcales bacterium, a single genomic window includes:
- a CDS encoding Na+/H+ antiporter produces MHSEIAFVALFGVAAAVALMARRLRVPYTVALVTAGLLLGHTSTLAAPHLTKGLLYAIFLPGLLFEAAFHLEFSDFWRNKLAIHSLAIPGLLVAIALTAGILTPVASALHFVEGFSFIDGLVFASLIAATDPIAVVALFKTMGVPRRLNVLVEGESLLNDGTAVVVFALVLSFALGEPFSPSGAVFQFVKVVGLGIFVGAGIGYGISKVIQRVDDPMIEITLTTLAAYGSFMLAEHFHVSGVIATVVAGMLCGNYAARTGMSPTTRIAVESFWEYVAFALNSIVFLLVGLEVHIDSLLASWKAIVAAWLAVTLGRAIVIGLVTALLSRTKERIPARWAMVLTWGGLRGALSMVLVLALPLTFPHRELLVNMTFGVVLLSILVQGISMSQILTRLGVAGTRADRHEYETRRGALLAAKAALTGIEQMRGAGSSSTEVLDPLAEEYEKRVALAAERVQELRLEHSTVHAEEVEAARRHLLLVEKDELMRGRREGILSSEAFDRLVVDVDARLHELDDDD; encoded by the coding sequence ATGCACTCCGAAATCGCCTTCGTTGCCCTGTTCGGCGTCGCGGCCGCCGTCGCGCTGATGGCCCGCCGACTCCGTGTTCCGTACACGGTCGCGCTGGTCACGGCCGGACTCTTGCTCGGCCACACCAGCACGCTCGCGGCCCCACATCTGACGAAGGGCCTGCTCTACGCCATCTTTCTTCCGGGCCTGCTGTTCGAGGCCGCATTTCACCTGGAGTTCTCCGACTTCTGGCGCAACAAGCTGGCGATTCACTCGCTGGCCATCCCGGGGCTCCTGGTGGCCATCGCCCTCACAGCCGGGATCCTGACGCCGGTCGCCAGCGCCCTGCACTTCGTCGAAGGGTTCTCCTTCATCGACGGGTTGGTGTTTGCCTCGCTGATCGCCGCGACGGATCCGATCGCGGTCGTCGCGCTGTTCAAGACGATGGGCGTCCCCCGGCGCCTCAATGTGCTGGTCGAAGGCGAGAGTCTGCTCAACGACGGCACGGCGGTGGTGGTCTTTGCGCTGGTGCTGTCGTTCGCCCTGGGTGAGCCATTCAGTCCGTCGGGAGCGGTCTTCCAGTTCGTGAAGGTGGTGGGCCTCGGCATCTTCGTGGGCGCCGGTATCGGCTACGGGATTTCGAAGGTCATTCAGCGCGTCGATGACCCGATGATCGAGATCACGCTGACCACCCTCGCGGCCTACGGCTCCTTCATGCTCGCCGAGCACTTCCACGTCTCGGGTGTGATCGCGACGGTCGTCGCGGGCATGCTGTGCGGCAACTACGCGGCGCGCACCGGCATGAGCCCGACGACCCGCATCGCGGTGGAGAGTTTCTGGGAGTACGTCGCGTTTGCGCTGAACTCCATCGTGTTCCTGCTGGTCGGACTCGAAGTGCACATCGACTCGCTGCTGGCGTCGTGGAAGGCCATCGTCGCGGCCTGGCTCGCCGTCACGCTGGGGCGAGCCATCGTGATCGGCCTCGTGACGGCGCTCTTGTCCCGGACCAAGGAGCGCATCCCGGCGCGCTGGGCCATGGTCCTGACCTGGGGCGGCCTGCGCGGCGCGCTCTCCATGGTGCTGGTGCTGGCACTGCCGCTGACGTTCCCGCACCGCGAGCTGCTCGTGAACATGACCTTCGGCGTCGTGCTCCTGTCGATCCTCGTGCAGGGGATCTCGATGTCCCAGATCCTCACCCGCCTCGGTGTCGCAGGCACCCGCGCCGACCGCCACGAGTACGAGACGCGACGAGGGGCCCTGCTAGCTGCGAAGGCCGCGCTGACGGGCATCGAGCAGATGCGCGGCGCCGGGTCGTCCTCCACGGAGGTATTGGACCCGTTGGCGGAGGAGTACGAGAAACGCGTGGCATTGGCGGCGGAGCGTGTGCAAGAGCTTCGGCTCGAGCACAGCACGGTGCACGCCGAAGAGGTCGAGGCCGCCCGGCGGCACCTGCTCCTGGTGGAGAAGGACGAGCTCATGCGCGGGCGTAGAGAGGGGATCTTGAGCAGCGAAGCGTTCGACCGACTGGTCGTGGACGTCGACGCGCGACTTCACGAGCTCGACGACGACGACTGA
- a CDS encoding metal-sensitive transcriptional regulator gives MKHCAHGLKLDGATRDEARRRLLSIRGHVEGVMRMLEDESVYCVDALKQIKAIHGALDKVGGMVLASHLRDHVVTAAARGDAGEIVDELMEVLKYR, from the coding sequence GTGAAGCACTGCGCCCACGGCCTCAAGCTCGATGGCGCGACGCGAGATGAAGCGCGACGTCGGCTGCTGTCGATCCGTGGGCATGTCGAAGGTGTGATGCGCATGCTCGAGGACGAATCGGTCTACTGCGTCGACGCGCTCAAACAGATCAAGGCCATCCACGGCGCGCTCGACAAAGTCGGTGGGATGGTGCTCGCCAGCCATCTGCGTGACCACGTGGTCACGGCAGCCGCGCGCGGCGATGCAGGCGAGATCGTCGACGAACTGATGGAGGTGCTGAAGTACCGCTGA
- a CDS encoding copper-translocating P-type ATPase — MVPARTASSLADVGADTDPSSGAPATAHLDLGVGGMTCASCVARVERTLKKQPGVKAASVNLGTEKASIDYLPGAVSPQRLKAAIVDAGYVAIDLDTEKDSLERAQAREQADLRRDVMLGAALSVPLMFVAMLPMLSPSVMHAMHQVLPHRGWGFVQLALAAPVQLFVGARFYRQAFAELRHLSPGMNTLVMLGSSAAFGYSLLALLTPRIFPEGTAHLYFEASSVIITLVLLGKLLEARAKGRTSDALKKLFGLAPKTARVLRGESSVELAIDAVVPDDLIEVRPGERIPTDGVLTEGSSWVDESMITGEPLPVEKSVGGEVVAGTVNHRGAFVFRATRVGQDTVLSQIIRLVEQAQGGKPPIQRLADRIARIFVPLVIVAAALTFSIWWFFGPSPALSHAFVAAVSVLVIACPCAMGLATPTAIMVGTGKAAELGMLFREGAALETMARLDTIVLDKTGTLTKGHPELTHIAPYGVTETELLQLVAAAEDRSEHPLARAVVEAARTRGISFGRADSVQADPGFGVEAIVAGRRVAVGAERLMSKLGIDTELGRADAARFAVEGRSPIFAAFDGKLVATLAIADPLKEGSRAAVRELHALGLGVAMLSGDNGRTADAIAKEVGIERVLAEVLPGEKAAEIARLQAAGRRVAFVGDGINDAPALARADVGIAIGTGTDIAVEAGDVILMSGDLRGIASAIRLSRRTLSTIRLNFFWAYAYNVALIPLAAGALYPLFHLLLSPMLAAAAMSISSVFVVTNSLRLRRFVPTAPSAGTV; from the coding sequence ATGGTCCCAGCAAGAACTGCGAGCTCTCTGGCCGACGTCGGTGCTGACACCGACCCGAGCTCCGGCGCACCCGCGACCGCACATTTGGATCTCGGCGTAGGAGGAATGACCTGCGCCAGCTGCGTCGCTCGCGTCGAGCGCACGCTGAAAAAACAGCCGGGAGTGAAGGCGGCGAGCGTCAATCTGGGCACCGAAAAGGCCAGCATCGACTACCTGCCTGGCGCCGTGAGTCCGCAGCGACTGAAGGCGGCCATCGTCGACGCGGGCTACGTGGCCATCGATCTCGATACGGAGAAAGATTCGCTCGAGCGCGCCCAGGCAAGAGAACAAGCCGACCTCCGCCGCGACGTCATGCTGGGCGCAGCGCTCAGCGTGCCGCTGATGTTCGTGGCCATGCTGCCGATGCTCTCGCCGTCGGTCATGCACGCCATGCACCAGGTCCTTCCCCATCGCGGCTGGGGTTTCGTTCAGCTGGCCCTGGCGGCGCCGGTGCAGCTGTTCGTCGGCGCGCGTTTTTACCGCCAGGCCTTCGCGGAGCTCCGCCACCTGAGCCCGGGCATGAACACCCTGGTCATGCTGGGGTCGAGCGCCGCCTTCGGCTACTCGCTGCTCGCGCTGCTCACTCCCCGGATCTTCCCCGAAGGCACCGCGCATCTCTACTTCGAGGCCTCCTCGGTCATCATCACGCTGGTGCTGCTGGGCAAGTTGTTGGAGGCCCGTGCCAAGGGGCGAACGAGCGACGCGCTGAAGAAGCTGTTCGGCCTCGCGCCGAAGACGGCGCGTGTGCTGCGGGGAGAGTCGTCCGTCGAGCTCGCGATCGACGCTGTCGTCCCGGACGACCTGATCGAGGTCCGGCCGGGAGAGCGCATCCCCACCGACGGTGTGCTCACCGAAGGTTCGAGCTGGGTGGACGAGAGCATGATCACCGGCGAACCCCTGCCCGTCGAGAAGTCCGTCGGCGGTGAGGTCGTCGCCGGGACCGTCAACCACCGCGGTGCGTTCGTGTTCCGCGCGACGCGGGTCGGCCAGGACACCGTGCTGTCGCAGATCATTCGACTGGTCGAGCAGGCGCAAGGTGGCAAACCCCCCATCCAACGCCTGGCGGACCGCATCGCGCGGATCTTCGTGCCGCTGGTGATCGTGGCCGCAGCGCTCACGTTCTCGATCTGGTGGTTCTTCGGGCCAAGTCCGGCGCTGAGCCATGCGTTCGTCGCAGCAGTCAGCGTGCTGGTCATCGCCTGCCCGTGTGCGATGGGGCTCGCCACACCCACCGCCATCATGGTCGGCACGGGCAAGGCGGCGGAGCTCGGCATGCTGTTTCGAGAGGGCGCCGCGCTGGAGACGATGGCCCGACTCGACACCATCGTGCTCGACAAGACGGGTACCTTGACCAAGGGCCACCCCGAGCTGACCCACATCGCGCCGTACGGGGTGACGGAGACGGAATTGCTCCAGCTCGTCGCGGCCGCCGAGGACCGGAGTGAACACCCGCTTGCCCGTGCAGTCGTAGAAGCCGCCCGGACCCGGGGCATCAGCTTCGGACGAGCCGACTCGGTGCAGGCGGATCCTGGATTCGGCGTCGAAGCGATCGTCGCGGGACGCCGTGTCGCGGTCGGCGCCGAACGCCTGATGTCGAAGCTCGGCATCGACACCGAGCTGGGCCGAGCCGACGCCGCGCGCTTCGCCGTCGAGGGGCGTTCGCCGATCTTCGCCGCGTTCGACGGCAAGCTCGTGGCCACACTCGCCATCGCCGATCCGCTCAAGGAGGGCAGCCGTGCAGCCGTTCGAGAGCTCCACGCGCTCGGCCTTGGCGTCGCCATGTTGAGCGGCGACAACGGTCGCACCGCAGACGCCATCGCCAAAGAGGTCGGCATCGAGCGAGTGCTGGCGGAGGTGCTGCCCGGGGAAAAGGCCGCAGAGATCGCCCGGCTTCAGGCCGCGGGTCGGCGAGTGGCTTTTGTCGGCGACGGCATCAACGATGCGCCTGCGCTCGCGCGAGCCGACGTGGGCATTGCGATCGGGACGGGCACCGACATCGCGGTCGAAGCCGGCGACGTGATCCTGATGAGCGGCGATCTCCGCGGCATCGCCAGCGCGATTCGGCTATCCCGCCGCACACTGTCCACAATCCGTCTGAACTTCTTCTGGGCTTACGCCTACAACGTCGCCCTCATTCCGCTCGCCGCGGGCGCGCTCTACCCGCTCTTCCACCTGCTCTTGAGCCCCATGCTCGCGGCAGCCGCCATGAGCATCTCGAGTGTGTTCGTCGTCACGAACAGCCTCCGCTTGCGGCGCTTCGTGCCGACCGCACCGAGCGCTGGAACCGTGTGA
- a CDS encoding glutathione S-transferase: protein MTYQLYYWPSIQGRGEFVRLSLEEAGAPYEDVARRPADEGGGVPALIALLRSETEAALPFAPPVLRHGPLLIAQTANILLYLGPRHQLSPSDEAGRLFVNQLQLTLADVVGEVHDTHHPIGSGLYYEDQKPEAARRTQSFLRERLPKLLGYFERVLMRGTQRGGQWLVGGELSYVDLSLFQLVCGLEYAFPKAMSRIGPTVPGLIALRDRVAARPRIAAYLASPRRLPFNEDGLFRRYPELDFD, encoded by the coding sequence ATGACCTATCAGCTCTACTATTGGCCATCGATCCAGGGGCGCGGGGAGTTCGTGCGCCTGAGCCTCGAGGAGGCTGGGGCTCCGTACGAAGACGTCGCGCGTCGGCCGGCCGACGAGGGGGGCGGTGTCCCGGCCCTGATCGCGCTCTTGCGCAGTGAAACGGAGGCGGCGCTGCCGTTCGCGCCGCCGGTGTTGCGCCACGGTCCGTTGTTGATCGCACAGACCGCGAACATCCTTCTCTACCTCGGGCCACGGCATCAACTCAGTCCCAGCGACGAGGCAGGTCGGCTGTTCGTCAATCAGCTGCAGCTGACGCTCGCGGACGTCGTGGGCGAGGTGCACGATACCCATCACCCCATCGGGTCCGGTCTCTATTACGAAGATCAGAAGCCCGAGGCCGCCCGCAGAACGCAGAGTTTTCTGCGTGAGAGGCTGCCGAAGCTGCTGGGCTACTTCGAACGAGTGCTCATGCGCGGCACCCAGCGCGGCGGACAGTGGCTGGTGGGAGGCGAGCTGTCGTACGTCGACCTGTCGCTGTTTCAGCTCGTCTGCGGGCTCGAGTACGCGTTTCCGAAGGCGATGAGCCGCATCGGGCCGACCGTTCCAGGTTTGATTGCCCTGCGGGACCGGGTCGCTGCGCGCCCGCGTATCGCCGCCTACCTGGCGTCGCCGCGTCGCCTTCCGTTCAACGAGGACGGGCTCTTTCGTCGTTACCCCGAGCTCGACTTCGACTGA
- a CDS encoding DUF2330 domain-containing protein — protein sequence MGSKSSAFTVLVCSLVFNATTERSAHACGALVSNDKSVVAQSQQRVLISLRSDGTSNVVVQLGVPEASAPFGALTPVAGLPTLDPSPVDVAEIDGLDQATRPRVNGSDSGSTDSGSCGCGSTPTDDLAGGGKNLGGGVGVVQIVDIGPVTAAALSADSTAALTEWLSDNGFVIPTADQASVDAYVGPGKYFVAFKRSAQAEPGPSSVGVSFSVPGDQRGYPLRISRVGAAAQLGIQVFVAAPEVVSPTGSAPAGNFLTLTLADFSASALYDDYTQTLFTKIAEMGSKAFVIEGVFGTGSGWRQGLGPKLSAITETTQVLSRMATVVAPSMLTEDVSFSGNAPTSVPREVTALLLPIDGPGPGGGQHRDLYLAMSGLSFAAFGLRRKLRRLPRR from the coding sequence ATGGGATCCAAGTCGTCAGCCTTCACGGTTCTGGTCTGCAGCCTCGTCTTCAACGCCACCACCGAGCGGTCTGCGCACGCTTGCGGCGCCCTGGTCTCGAACGACAAATCAGTGGTCGCGCAGAGCCAGCAGCGGGTCCTGATTTCGCTCCGCTCCGACGGCACGAGCAACGTCGTCGTGCAGCTCGGCGTCCCGGAAGCGAGCGCTCCTTTCGGCGCCCTGACGCCGGTCGCGGGGCTGCCGACACTCGATCCGTCGCCGGTCGACGTGGCGGAGATCGATGGCCTCGACCAGGCAACTCGGCCGCGAGTGAACGGCTCGGATTCGGGTTCGACCGACAGCGGCAGCTGTGGGTGCGGGTCGACCCCGACGGACGACCTGGCCGGCGGTGGCAAGAACCTCGGGGGCGGCGTTGGGGTCGTGCAGATCGTCGACATCGGTCCGGTCACCGCGGCAGCACTGAGCGCCGATTCGACGGCGGCTCTGACCGAGTGGCTGAGCGACAACGGCTTCGTGATCCCCACCGCAGATCAGGCCAGCGTCGATGCCTACGTGGGCCCCGGAAAGTACTTCGTGGCGTTCAAGCGCAGCGCCCAGGCAGAACCTGGCCCGAGCAGCGTCGGCGTGAGCTTTTCGGTCCCCGGTGATCAGCGCGGTTACCCGCTGCGGATCTCGCGAGTCGGCGCCGCCGCTCAGCTCGGGATCCAGGTCTTTGTCGCGGCACCGGAGGTCGTATCCCCAACCGGTTCGGCACCTGCGGGAAATTTCCTGACCCTGACTCTCGCGGACTTCTCGGCGTCCGCACTCTACGACGACTACACCCAGACGCTGTTCACGAAGATCGCCGAGATGGGGAGCAAGGCGTTCGTCATCGAGGGTGTCTTTGGCACCGGCTCGGGCTGGCGGCAGGGGCTCGGGCCGAAGCTCTCGGCCATCACCGAAACGACGCAGGTGTTGTCGCGCATGGCGACCGTGGTTGCGCCGTCGATGCTGACCGAGGACGTTTCGTTCTCCGGCAACGCGCCGACGTCGGTGCCACGAGAAGTGACCGCGCTGTTGCTCCCGATCGACGGGCCTGGACCGGGTGGTGGCCAGCACCGAGACCTCTATCTGGCAATGAGCGGGCTGTCGTTCGCGGCCTTCGGGCTGAGGCGCAAGCTTCGCCGGCTGCCACGGCGCTGA
- the mscL gene encoding large-conductance mechanosensitive channel protein MscL, translated as MLSEFKEFAVKGNVVDLAVGVIIGASFGKIVTSFVADVVMPPIGLAIGGVNFTALQLTLRDAVGDKPAVALKYGSFLQTVFDFLIVAFVIFMAIRAMNKLKRKEEAAPAPEAPSKEVELLTEIRDALNKGA; from the coding sequence ATGTTGAGCGAGTTCAAAGAGTTTGCAGTCAAGGGCAACGTCGTAGACTTGGCGGTAGGTGTCATCATTGGAGCGTCGTTCGGCAAGATCGTCACGTCGTTCGTTGCCGATGTGGTGATGCCCCCGATCGGGCTCGCGATCGGAGGCGTCAACTTCACTGCGCTTCAGCTCACCTTGCGCGACGCCGTCGGGGACAAACCGGCGGTGGCGCTCAAGTACGGCAGCTTCCTGCAGACGGTCTTCGATTTCCTCATCGTCGCGTTCGTAATTTTCATGGCCATCCGAGCGATGAACAAGCTGAAGCGCAAGGAGGAAGCGGCTCCCGCGCCCGAGGCGCCCAGCAAAGAAGTGGAGCTCCTCACCGAGATTCGTGACGCTCTGAACAAGGGGGCTTGA
- a CDS encoding response regulator, which yields MNLRNRAILWLLVIGAPLLGLMFWRVGSARDNALEYWQARTEQVVKVKGAAVGLWWRERHGDAELLARGVALKEFVRAPAESAARAALVESLERTRSVFAYEWAAVFGAAGQLHAATAGATPPSDVVRAVVQRALATGTTLPGIDGTSPRNLAIVVAHPVGAGAERFAVVLSTRPQQTLFKLVTQETAGTRTGETVIGVQEGDQILCFTELKRADPDWFHRFPVQGSGDTPMQNALMGRGGFAEGLDYSGTRVLSATSFNHETGWGIVRKVDRAEAFAPVEQRLKTEGGLAAALWLGLSLALVAVGERKRTAGLRVELERHRLEAKARQLQSNAEASDRRAARLAHLLDQAGEQVDVFEAETLAHVLSNKATQEKLGYGEEELSRRTLTDLAPGLDAAELRHRITQLMTGSAESQTLNTEYQRRDGSRFPVCLRLSTISGEDPPVFLAVATDVSRERELETQLQHAQKLEAVARLAGGVAHDFNNVLTVISVSAELALAELPEGAPLRDDLLQIRGASERAARLTSQLLAFSRRQMIRPVVCQLNAIVSEMSEFLARLIGEHIELEVDLEPDLAAVLVDPSQVEQVLANLVVNARDAMPSGGRLTLETANVELGDEYVRSHHEVIAGPYVRITVTDSGEGMTEETRTRLFEPFFTTKEKGRGTGLGLATVYGIVRQSGGHIWVYSELGHGTTFKIYLPRAPDDAVSPAIVEHSPETERARAGETILLVEDEDDVRKLAARILAERGYEVLTAKDGQDALSVARGHAGPIHLLLTDVVMPRLSGKALAERLQTSRPAVRVLFMSGFTNNAIVHNNVLDPGTQFLAKPFTAHALARSVRAVIDAEAPA from the coding sequence ATGAACCTCCGCAACCGAGCAATCCTCTGGCTCCTCGTGATTGGGGCGCCCCTTCTCGGCCTGATGTTCTGGCGGGTTGGCTCCGCGCGCGACAACGCCCTCGAATACTGGCAGGCGCGCACCGAGCAGGTGGTCAAGGTCAAGGGGGCCGCGGTAGGCCTGTGGTGGCGTGAGCGTCACGGTGACGCCGAGCTCCTGGCTCGCGGCGTGGCCTTGAAGGAGTTCGTCCGGGCGCCCGCGGAGTCGGCAGCGCGGGCGGCGCTGGTGGAAAGCTTGGAGCGCACTCGCTCGGTCTTTGCCTACGAGTGGGCCGCGGTTTTCGGCGCAGCGGGTCAGCTTCACGCCGCGACGGCGGGCGCCACACCGCCGTCGGATGTCGTGCGCGCCGTCGTGCAACGTGCCCTCGCGACCGGGACGACCCTCCCGGGCATCGACGGCACCTCGCCGCGGAATCTTGCGATCGTGGTGGCTCATCCGGTCGGCGCGGGGGCTGAGCGCTTCGCTGTGGTCCTGAGCACACGACCGCAGCAGACGCTCTTCAAGCTCGTCACTCAGGAGACCGCCGGTACTCGCACCGGAGAGACAGTGATCGGGGTGCAGGAGGGCGACCAGATCCTGTGTTTCACGGAGCTCAAGCGGGCCGACCCGGATTGGTTTCACCGATTTCCGGTCCAAGGCTCCGGCGACACTCCGATGCAGAATGCACTCATGGGCCGCGGCGGATTCGCCGAAGGACTGGACTACTCCGGCACGCGTGTGCTCTCCGCGACCTCCTTCAACCACGAGACAGGCTGGGGTATCGTGCGCAAGGTCGATCGCGCCGAGGCCTTCGCCCCGGTCGAGCAGCGCCTGAAGACCGAGGGTGGGCTCGCGGCGGCACTCTGGCTGGGGCTCTCGCTCGCGCTGGTGGCGGTCGGCGAGCGAAAGCGAACCGCTGGGCTTCGCGTCGAGCTCGAGCGGCACCGGCTCGAAGCGAAGGCGCGGCAGCTCCAATCGAACGCGGAAGCGTCCGACCGCCGGGCAGCTCGCCTCGCTCACTTGCTCGATCAAGCCGGCGAGCAAGTAGACGTGTTCGAAGCCGAGACCCTCGCGCACGTGCTCAGCAACAAGGCGACCCAGGAGAAGCTCGGTTACGGGGAAGAGGAGCTGTCTCGCCGCACTCTGACTGACCTTGCACCGGGACTGGACGCCGCTGAACTGCGTCACCGCATCACCCAGCTCATGACGGGTAGCGCCGAGTCCCAGACGCTGAACACCGAATATCAGCGTCGTGACGGGTCGCGTTTCCCGGTCTGTCTGCGGCTCTCCACCATCTCGGGGGAGGACCCGCCGGTCTTCCTCGCCGTTGCCACCGACGTCAGCCGGGAGCGTGAGCTCGAGACCCAGCTCCAGCACGCGCAGAAGCTCGAGGCCGTGGCGCGCTTGGCCGGCGGCGTGGCCCACGACTTCAACAACGTGCTCACCGTCATCTCCGTCTCGGCCGAGCTCGCACTCGCCGAGCTGCCGGAGGGCGCACCACTTCGGGATGACCTCTTGCAGATCCGCGGGGCTTCGGAGCGGGCTGCGAGGTTGACCTCACAGCTATTGGCCTTCAGCCGGCGGCAGATGATCCGCCCCGTCGTCTGCCAGCTGAACGCGATCGTCAGCGAGATGAGCGAGTTTCTCGCGCGCTTGATCGGCGAGCACATCGAGCTCGAGGTCGATCTCGAGCCGGATCTCGCGGCAGTCTTGGTCGATCCGAGTCAGGTCGAACAGGTGCTCGCCAACCTGGTCGTCAACGCCCGGGACGCCATGCCGTCCGGGGGCCGCCTGACGCTCGAGACGGCCAACGTCGAGCTGGGCGACGAGTACGTCCGCTCCCATCACGAGGTCATCGCCGGTCCTTACGTGCGCATCACGGTCACCGACAGCGGCGAAGGCATGACGGAAGAGACGCGCACCCGGCTGTTCGAGCCATTCTTCACCACCAAGGAGAAGGGCAGAGGCACGGGCCTCGGTCTGGCCACGGTGTACGGCATCGTCCGCCAGAGCGGCGGACACATCTGGGTCTACAGCGAGCTGGGCCACGGCACGACCTTCAAGATCTACCTCCCGCGGGCACCGGACGACGCGGTTTCGCCCGCCATCGTGGAACACTCTCCCGAGACCGAAAGGGCCAGGGCTGGAGAGACGATCCTCTTGGTCGAGGACGAGGACGACGTGCGCAAGCTCGCCGCCCGGATCCTGGCTGAACGTGGCTACGAGGTCTTGACAGCCAAAGACGGCCAGGACGCGCTGAGCGTCGCCCGGGGCCATGCGGGGCCCATTCATCTGCTCTTGACGGATGTCGTCATGCCTCGTTTGAGCGGGAAGGCGCTGGCGGAACGCCTGCAGACCAGTCGACCGGCAGTGCGCGTGCTGTTCATGTCGGGGTTCACGAACAACGCGATCGTTCACAACAACGTGCTGGACCCTGGCACGCAGTTTCTGGCCAAGCCATTCACCGCACACGCACTGGCGCGGTCAGTGCGCGCGGTCATCGACGCCGAAGCTCCGGCTTGA
- a CDS encoding heavy-metal-associated domain-containing protein, translating into MIKLKVTGMTCGHCEMAVKKALGQVPGVTAVSSVDRTREEAIVEGAPEIGALISAIVEEGYSAEAVA; encoded by the coding sequence ATGATCAAGCTGAAGGTCACCGGAATGACCTGCGGACACTGCGAAATGGCCGTAAAGAAGGCGCTGGGACAGGTCCCCGGAGTGACCGCGGTCAGCAGCGTCGACCGCACCCGAGAGGAAGCCATCGTCGAGGGGGCCCCGGAGATCGGAGCCCTGATCTCCGCCATCGTCGAAGAGGGCTACTCCGCCGAGGCCGTGGCGTGA